Proteins from a genomic interval of Periophthalmus magnuspinnatus isolate fPerMag1 chromosome 11, fPerMag1.2.pri, whole genome shotgun sequence:
- the LOC117378882 gene encoding sperm acrosome membrane-associated protein 4-like: MSLCKTIIILSAFMAAAYGLSCRECFIGIFNSCIFGSDTNCNNSTSSCYRGEAQFNATGFLTLHNRGCLDTDLCGKTLTGSILGAAYTSTFTCCSGDLCNSASSLHLSIAMGTVLTLLCTLLFSQ, from the exons ATGTCCCTGTGCAAGACTATTATCATCCTCAGTGCTTTCATGGCTGCAG cgTATGGTCTGAGCTGTCGTGAGTGCTTCATTGGGATCTTCAACTCGTGCATTTTTGGGAGCGACACGAATTGTAACAACAGCACGTCCAGTTGTTACCGTGGCGAAGCCC AGTTCAATGCCACCGGCTTTCTCACGCTCCATAACCGTGGCTGCTTAGACACGGACCTGTGTGGAAAGACCCTGACAGGTTCAATCCTGGGAGCTGCCTACACTTCCACCTTCACCTGCTGCAGCGGCGACCTGTGTAACTCCGCCTCCTCGCTGCACCTGTCCATCGCCATGGGAACCGTCCTCACACTCCTCTGCACTCTCTTATTTTCACAGTAG